TTCTCCATGGCAGGCGTCATGGAGAACTTCGTCACCAACCAACCAGTCGCTTCCCGAGCACTGTTCATGGGCATGATCGCCGCCTCGATCACCATGCCGCTGAACGAGCTACCGCCAGGCGCTCTGCGTCAGCCGGGCATGCGCGGCAAGGCCATCGCCGTCTTCCTGTTCTTCAGCATCGCCCTGTTCGCGCTTACTTCCCTGCCACAGGCCGCACCGACGCAGCCGCCTCTCTGGCTCGTACTCATCGCCGCCTCGATTGCCGTGTGCGCACTGGTTCTGCCGGGCGTTTCGGGCTCTTTCTTCCTACTGGTCATCGGACTCTACGCACCGACCATGGGCGCAATTCACGACCGTGACTTCGCCTACATCGGCACGTTCTTCGTCGGCGCGCTGATCGGCATCGTCCTGTTCATCCGCCTCCTCGAATGGCTGCTGAGTACGCACCAGGCGCTCACGTTGGTCGCCATGTCCGGCCTCATGCTCGGTTCACTGCGCGCTCTCTGGCCGTGGCAGACCGAAAACAACGAGCTCCAGGGCATCGGCTCCGACTGGGGACTCGCCCTCGGACTGTTCATTCTCGGCGCCGCAATCGTCAGCGTCGTCGCTTATGCGCAGCGCCGTTTTTCTAATTCGGGGTCGATGGACTAAACTAGTCAAAGTCGCTTCGATAGAGCATTTTCGCTTATCGACGGCTTTGCGCCCCTGTAGCCCAATTGGCAGAGGCAACGGATTCAAAACCCGTCCAGTGTGAGTTCGAGTCTCACCGGGGGCACGATTTTAAAACCCGCCTTCACCTGACTTTTAGCCTGGTGGGGGCGGGTTTTTGGTTGGGTTAGTATTCACTATCTTTCACTCTTTTTCACGCACTTTCACGTACTTTCACGGGTATTTTGCACCAAAAATGAGCCAAAAAAGAGCCACGTATTGCCTGCTGAATCCTGCGTTAACTCCTGGGTGAATCTGTTTTTGGGCATAAGAAAACCCCGCCACTACCGATTGAGTGAACGGGGCAGTGCCATGGCGGGGACTCGCACCCCGCGAATGTGGCTACTCCATGGCTTTTGAGTCCGTTGATTTCAACAGGCGAGCATACGCTCTGAAAACTTCTTCATCGCCATCGACGTACTCGGACATCCCACTCAACAAAGCTTGCCGCTGCTCTTCTATGATGGAGACTCGAAACTCAGCGATGTCTTCTGCAAGATAGGTGGCTGCGACTGCGTAGCGGCGCAGTGCCGCGGTTACTTCTGATTTGCCGCCGCGGTCGCCGATGCGGGCGCGGTTGATAAACGGCACGAATTGTACCGCGCCGAAGTTGTGCTGCAGACACTCGCTCAACTGCCCGGTCACGCATTAAAAACTGCCGAGACGGTTTCCGCTTCACCAACAGCCGTTCAGTGTGCAGCAAATGCATTCTGGTGAAGCGGAAGCCGTTCTTTTGCAGCAGGCATCCAACTGGACTCTGGCCAATTGGCGTCATCAACAAACGAAGCCCGCTGCTACAGGTTATCCACCGCGTACTGAGCTTCCTCCGGAGTAAACTGCTCGCCGTATTCCGACGTCAGCTGCTCGTAAACCGCATCCGGGGACATCGCCATCGAATCCTGGTAGATTCTCGCCTTTTCCAGTGCGTTCTTATTCCAGTCCGCATCGAGATTGTCCATTGCATACTGGGCTGCCTCCGGTGAGAACTTCTCGCCGTACTCCGAGGTCAGCTGATCATAAATACCGGCCTTCGACATGTGCATGCGATTCGCGTAAATCTCTGCCTTGCGGAGAGCATTCTTGTATTCGGTCGGGACCTTCTCATCCTGCTTTTGCTGCTCCCCCGTCTGACCTTGCTGCTCATCTACACCTGCCTCGGAAGACTCAGCGAAATCGGCATTCTCAACAGTCCCAGAATCAGCCGCAACGGCAGTCTCCGAACCAAAGAGAGATGCAGCTTCAGAATCGGAACCCGACTCAGTGTCACCGCCACCAGTCAAGCTGGCCGCCACAGCGAGGACCACGACAGCGCCCGCGGCAATACCACCCCATTTGAAGCAGCCACCCTTCTTCTTTTCTTTCGGAGCCGGAGGCATCTGCCCCGCTGCCGACGGACCCTGCGGGTAGGGCTGCTGGCCGAGCGGATCCTGCGGGCTGTGCTGGTAGGACTGCTGCCCCAGCGAATCCTGCGGATTCTGGGAGCCGTACGGATTCTGGGAGCCATACGGGTTCTGTGGACTCTGCGGGTTCTGGGGGAAAGTGGAATCGGACATCGTAAGAAGCCTCCTGCGTAGAAGTTGCAATAAACGAACAGCTCTCTGTCGTCAGTTGGAACTATCCCAGGAACTCCGGATTCAACTTTCCGCACTACACAAATATTTTCGATTCGCGAACCATAAGGCACCACTGAAGGTAAGAAAAAACCAGGCCTCTACCCCATAGAACAGGGCTTGGAACTGGTTAATCTCTTTAAAAACTAACCTTCAACCCCGGCCAGCGCTTACTCAATATCGGCAAATAATATCGCCAACATTTTCCAAACCAATAGAAGGCCAAAAGCGGCCAAGGCATGGAGCCCCTCCAACGACAGCCGCCCATATGGAACCCGACAGCACATAGACACCCCACCGAAGGCACTTCCTAACAAAGATGCTTCCGAGCAAGCTCGATGCACACCTTCATCACAAACGACGCAGCTGAGTAGCCCTTAACACAAACGATGCCATGGCAGGACTCGTCGAACTCGGCAAAAGCCGGGGTTCCGGCATCACGCCCGCGGCCGCCAGCCCCACGACACTTCCCAAATCCCCGCTCCCCCAACCGCAAAGATTTTATTTTCCACCCCACTGTCCATATAATGAGATACCAATCCCGCATAGCAAGACTGGTTTAGTTTTTACGCACACCACTACGTATCACCTGCCAAGCTTTGCTCCCGGCTTTACGCACTGCCCACCAGCAGCTCACGCCGCGGTCGAGTTTTCTCAAAGTACAAAGTACTCAGTACTCAACACGTTTTGGACTGTCATCATGCCTGCTGCGAATTCCCCCTCTAGCTCCTCCGCCCACACTGCGAACGCGAACTCCGCTAAGACGCCACTTCACGCAGTACCGGAGGACACCGCCCCCACAGATCCGTCGACCATCACCGATGCGGAAATCTTTGAGGCACACCGAGGCGGCAAGCTCCGCTCCCACTCCACCATGAAGCTCGAGACAATTCGCGACCTCTCCATCGGCTACACCCCAGGTGTCGCTCGCGTCTGTGAGGCCATCCACGAAGATCCGGCTCTGGCCCGCACCTACACCTGGACCGGCCAGAACGTCGCAGTGGTTTCCGACGGCACCGCCGTGCTTGGCCTTGGCGACATCGGGCCCAAGGCCGCGCTACCGGTGATGGAAGGAAAAGCCCAGCTCTTCGAGCAGTTCGCCGGCATCTCCGCTGTGCCAATCGTCCTGGATACCCTCAATACAGAGGAAATCATCCAGACGGTCAAGGCGCTGGCGCCGTCGTTTGGCGGAGTGAACCTCGAAGACATCTCCGCGCCTCGCTGCTTCGAGATCGAGCAGCGTCTCGACCAAGAGCTCGACATCCCCATCTTCCACGACGACCAGCACGGCACCGCCATCGTCATCGCCGCCGGCCTGATCAACGCCTGCAAGCTGACAGGTCGCAGCTTCCAGGATCTCCGCGTGGTCATCTCCGGCGCTGGTGCCGCTGGTGTCGCTGCGACGAAGATGCTGCTGTCCGCTGGCATGTCCGACATCGTCGTCGTCGATTCGCGCGGCATCATCCACCCAGACCGCGAGCCACTGAGCGACATCAAGCAGTGGGTCGCCGGCATGACTAACCCGCGCGGTATCACCGGCGCGATCAACGATGCGCTTGTCGACGCTAACGTGTTCATCGGCGTCTCTGCCGGCCGTATCGGCGAGGATGCGATTAGCCAAATGGCCGCTGACCCGATTCTGTTCTCGCTGGCCAACCCGATTCCGGAGATTCCGATGGAAGTCGCCCGCAAGTACGGAGCCGTCGTGGCCACTGGCCGCTCGGATCATCCGAACCAGATTAATAATGTGCTGGCCTTCCCGGGTCTGTTCCGTGGCGCACTGGAGGCGGGTGCCAAACGGATCACCGAGGCCATGAAGCTGGCTGCTACTCAGGCCATCGCAAATGTTGGCGTAGAGGACCTGAGTGCCGACCGCATTATCCCGTCGGCGCTGGACCCGCGCGTCATGCCAGCCGTGGCGAAGGCGGTCCGCGATGCTGCGCTGAGCGACCTGGCCTCCGGCGCGGTCGGCGCGCTCGATGTCACTGGCAATGGCTTTGCTGCAGCTGAAGCGAACTAGAAAACCCGCGCTGACTATCCCTCGGGAGGTCTGAAAAGTGTGCGGTTTTCCTGCACCAGCCTAAGACGCAGCTGAATAGGGGTACCGAATTTAAGGTATCCCTGTGCCTAGGTAACATATTCAGATATGAAAAGACCCATCGCATTGGCGGCTGCCACGCTGACTGCGACCTTGTTCTTAGGGCTTACAGGCTGTGTCACCAATGACGAAAGCGGTAACCCGGAGGGCTGGTCAGAGATCAAACCGGCAGCGGTCCCCGAACTGGCGAAACAGGTCCCAGCAGATCTTCGTAAGCGCGAAGTATTGCGCATCGGCACCAACCCAACATTCGCCCCGGCAGAGTTTAAGGATTCCGCCGGTTCCATCATCGGTTTCGACATTGACCTTATGCGGGCCATGGCCAGCGTCCTGGATTTGCGGCTGGAAATCCAAGAACAGGATTTCGCACTGATTCTTCCGGCCCTGTCGGCCGGCGCAGTTGATGTTGGCGCCTCCGGCTTCACCTCAAATGAGGAGCGCCGCAAGACCTACGACTTCGTCGACTACCTGGATACCGGCCTGCAGTGGGCACGTCGCCCGGGCAGCGACGCCAGCTCCGACAACTACTGTGGCAAAACTGTCGCCGTTCAGCGCAATACCGTCGCGGACATGGAGGACCTGCCGGTAAAGAATCAGGATTGTCTGGATCGCGGTTTGCCACCAATTAACAAATTGGCCTACCAGGATGCCGGTACCGCCGCTACCACTGTGGTGCTGGGGCGTGCTGACGCGCTGGCAGCTGACTCACCAGTCAGTGCCTATGCGGTCAATCGCTCTGAGGGCAAACTCGAGCTTGCCGGAGATATCTACGATGGTGCCCCGTTCGGCTTCGCTATTCCGAAGGATTCAGAACTTGGCCCAGTGCTGCAGCAGGCACTGCAGTACCTCATCGACAACGGCCAGTACAAGCAAATCCTGACCACATGGGGTTTGGAAGACGGTGCTTTGGAACGCGCCACTATTAACGGAGAGGAACTTTAAGTGAGCGACTCATCTGCGTCTGGCGCCCGCTACGAGGCCACACAGGCGGAACTCAACGAAGAAATTAAGGCCAAACCGCTGCCGCACCCGGGTCGCTGGATCACCGCAGCAGTGCTGCTGGTGCTCTTCCTGTGGTTCATCATCGGTGCCGCCCGCAACGAGGCCTACCACTGGGATGTTTACTTCCAGTACCTGTTCGACACACGAATAGCCGCTGCCGCTGGCTGGACCATTGCACTGACGGTCTTGGCCATGCTCATCGGTATCGTCGGCGGTGCTATCGTCGCCGTACTCCGCATGTCGGACAACCCCGTGCTGTCCACTGTTGCTTGGTTCTACCTGTGGGTTTTCCGAGGAACTCCGGTCTACGTGCAGCTGGTCTTTTGGGGCCTCCTCGGCACTATCTACTCGACGATTGACCTGGGCGTTGCCGAGGTTGATCTCAGCACCGTCCTGTCCAATACCTTTGTGTTGGCGTTCGTCGGTCTCGGCTTGAATGAGTCCGCATACATGGCTGAAATTGTCCGTGCCGGCATCCAGGCTGTCCCGGAGGGCCAGACCGAAGCATCGAAGGCACTGGGTATGAGCT
The sequence above is drawn from the Corynebacterium jeikeium genome and encodes:
- a CDS encoding DUF368 domain-containing protein, which gives rise to MSTENTSAPGAESTTLPTTSPYSEIPKPTPLGVIANAVRGGLIGLAETIPGVSGGTLALITGIYGRLIESAKRITDLPRAMSKGTFKEDLRRIDWWLLIPVAIGMVAMVFSMAGVMENFVTNQPVASRALFMGMIAASITMPLNELPPGALRQPGMRGKAIAVFLFFSIALFALTSLPQAAPTQPPLWLVLIAASIAVCALVLPGVSGSFFLLVIGLYAPTMGAIHDRDFAYIGTFFVGALIGIVLFIRLLEWLLSTHQALTLVAMSGLMLGSLRALWPWQTENNELQGIGSDWGLALGLFILGAAIVSVVAYAQRRFSNSGSMD
- a CDS encoding NADP-dependent malic enzyme, coding for MPAANSPSSSSAHTANANSAKTPLHAVPEDTAPTDPSTITDAEIFEAHRGGKLRSHSTMKLETIRDLSIGYTPGVARVCEAIHEDPALARTYTWTGQNVAVVSDGTAVLGLGDIGPKAALPVMEGKAQLFEQFAGISAVPIVLDTLNTEEIIQTVKALAPSFGGVNLEDISAPRCFEIEQRLDQELDIPIFHDDQHGTAIVIAAGLINACKLTGRSFQDLRVVISGAGAAGVAATKMLLSAGMSDIVVVDSRGIIHPDREPLSDIKQWVAGMTNPRGITGAINDALVDANVFIGVSAGRIGEDAISQMAADPILFSLANPIPEIPMEVARKYGAVVATGRSDHPNQINNVLAFPGLFRGALEAGAKRITEAMKLAATQAIANVGVEDLSADRIIPSALDPRVMPAVAKAVRDAALSDLASGAVGALDVTGNGFAAAEAN
- a CDS encoding ABC transporter substrate-binding protein produces the protein MKRPIALAAATLTATLFLGLTGCVTNDESGNPEGWSEIKPAAVPELAKQVPADLRKREVLRIGTNPTFAPAEFKDSAGSIIGFDIDLMRAMASVLDLRLEIQEQDFALILPALSAGAVDVGASGFTSNEERRKTYDFVDYLDTGLQWARRPGSDASSDNYCGKTVAVQRNTVADMEDLPVKNQDCLDRGLPPINKLAYQDAGTAATTVVLGRADALAADSPVSAYAVNRSEGKLELAGDIYDGAPFGFAIPKDSELGPVLQQALQYLIDNGQYKQILTTWGLEDGALERATINGEEL
- a CDS encoding amino acid ABC transporter permease; translated protein: MSDSSASGARYEATQAELNEEIKAKPLPHPGRWITAAVLLVLFLWFIIGAARNEAYHWDVYFQYLFDTRIAAAAGWTIALTVLAMLIGIVGGAIVAVLRMSDNPVLSTVAWFYLWVFRGTPVYVQLVFWGLLGTIYSTIDLGVAEVDLSTVLSNTFVLAFVGLGLNESAYMAEIVRAGIQAVPEGQTEASKALGMSWWQTVRRTILPQAMRIIIPPTGNEFISLLKTTSLVIAVPFSLELYGRSTDIANALFLPVPMLLVAATWYLVITSILMVGQFYLERYFARGATRQLTARQLAALADAEGVPLANARVVDKDEEHFYREDPQ